The region GTATGGCGGCGAAGTTGGGCGCCAGATTGGGGCAGAGGTACTGCGCATCGGTGGTGCCGCCGGGAAGGCGCAGGTAATGCACCGGATTCAACTGCCAGGTGCCTTCACCAAGAACCGCCGCGCCCGCGTCCAGGTCGCTGATGAAGAAGATATCGAGGTCGGAGACGACCAGGCCGATGGAGGCCCAATGTTCCGAGCGGCAAACGCTGTCGGGACGCTGGGGAATCCCAGTGAGGGTATCGGCCGGGCCGGGATTGCACTGCGGCGTCTTGGTGTTGGTCAAGTTGACTGACGGGCCCCATGTGAGCCCTCCGGTCGGCGACATTGCAAGATAGAGCTCCCCGTTGGCATACCCCAGCGCGGAGATATCCTCCTGCTCGGCCTGAGACTGTCCGCCAAATCGCGTGTAGACAATGTAGACATAGTTGTTATTGGACTCGGCGCCTCCCCGGCAGGGTGTCGCGCCGTCGCCGATTCCCATCGTCAGTTCGGACACGTTGAGATTGAACAATCCGGGGAGTGGCGACAATGACCACGAGGCGTCGACCGCCGTCCGGATGGTGTTGCGGAGGGAATTCCAATGCTTAATCGACGATGCCGTCGATGCGTTGGCTTCATGCTGCATATCGAAGGCGATGTGCAATATCCCGCTATTGTCGTAGCAGGTTGAGATGTGCAGCCACGCCTGCGGACCTTGGGGATTCGAATAATTGGTGATGACGTGCTTGACGATGGGTTCGGTGCCGTCGATCCAGCCGGCGCCATCGGTGGCTGATTCCAGATAGGCCACATTGTTGAGGCCGTTCATCGCCGTGTAATTGTCGACGTGGACGGCCACGGCGACTTTGTCGCCAGTCGGATCATCGGCAATCGCATAGGAAGGCAGCGGCGTCGAGTCGATCGGCACCGGGCCGGTCCAGCTAGCGCCATTGTAGCGCCAGTACCAAAGGAGATCGATTGGGCAGTCGTTGACATTGGAATGCGCAAGGATGTGCAGGGTCCGATCGCCATCGCGGGAGGCGGCGATCAGCGGCCAGAGGGCTTCGTTGCAGGGCGCGGTCAAACCACTCAATCCCTCAGCGATGTGCGAGGCGTTGCCGGGGGTGGGGAAGCCCAGATGCCAGGGACCATAGGGGAGATTGGGGTCTTCGCGCTGATGCAGAGTGGCCTGGAAGGTGTTGTCCTCGAAGACGGCGCCATTGCCGAATCCGGCGCGGGCGAGCGTGGAACCGCCAATCGCGACACCGCCGAAGGGTTGGATGAAGTTCCCACCGGACACGGTGTAAGACTGGTAATTCACGCTGCGGTCATTATCGTCGATATCTCTGGGAATCCGGTCCCAGGACATCCAGATGAAATGCACGATGTCGGCGCCGGAGGCGCGGGCGGTCTGATACCCATTCCAGCCCTCACCTTGGAAATCGTAGGAGGTTTGCGCCAGCGCCAGGCCGGGAGAGGGCGGCGGCGGTGAGGCGGCCGCACTCTGCGAGACCGTCTGAAGAGGCGATGTTTCGACAACGATCGTGCGGCCGGCATCGGGCGCGAGAGGCCTGTCACCGCGGAGACTGGCGCGTACCTGGCGCAGGTCCAGTGATTGCCGTTTGATTGCCTCGATGCGGGCCTGATCGACGGCGCGGCGGGTTTTCGGGGACGCTATGGGGCTGGTTTCGTTGGCGTGAGGGGTTTGGAAACCGAGGATGGCAGCGACCGACAAGGCCAGGGCAATCCCGACAGACCGTTTCGCAATGCGCATAGAGCACCTCCCGCGGAATACCGCCAATAATATAGTTGATTTCCTCACGGTGTGAGGACCGCGAGAGAGCGAAGGGGTGTGACCGTCCTACGCTTAGAATCTGAGCGTGTGGGGCAGTCTTGTCAAGATGAAATCGGGACATCGATGCGGGGTTTTGACAGCCGTGGTGATCGGGGGCAAACAAAGATTCCAAGGGGTGTCCGCAAAGAGCGCGGACCCCCCTTGGAATGACGGTGGGAGAGTTTCGGAGTCGGGTGCGCGGACACCCTTTGGAATGACGGGGGATGAGTGTAGGAGTCGGGTGCGCGGCCCCCCCTTGGAATGACGATGGATGAGTTTTGGAGTCGGGAGCGCGGACACCCCCTGGAATGACGATTCCTGCTGATGATTTCAACCGGATTCCTACGTGGATTCGCCTTTGGAGACGACCACGGCGGCGGCGAGGTCGCCGGTGACGTTAAGGGTGGTGCGGCACATGTCGAGGAAGCGGTCGACGCCGAGGATCAGGCCGAGACCCTCGATCGGCACATGGACCATGCCGAGTATCATCGCCACCACTGGCAGCGAGCCGGCCGGGATGCCGGCGGTGCCGATGCCGCCGAGGATGCAGATGCCGACCACCATGATCTGCTGGGCGAGCGAGAGATCGACGCCATAGAACTGCGCCAGGAACAGGACGGTCACGCCTTCAAACAGGGCGGTGCCGTTCTGGTTGGCGGTGGAGCCGATGGTGAGGACGAAGCGGCTGACGCTGGGCGGGAGTTTCAGGTTCTCCTCGGCCACGCGCAATGTGGTGGGCAATGTGGCGTTGCTGGAGGCGGTGGAAAAGGCGGTCAGCATGACCTCCTGAATGTCGCGGAAAAACCGCCGCGGACTCATGCCGCCGAGCAACTTCACCGAGAGCGAATAGACCACAAAATGGTGGATCGCCATCGCCGCCAGCACGACGATCACATAACGCAACAACTGCAGAATGACCTCGTATCCCAATTGGGCGGTCAATGTGAAGAGCAAGGCGCCGACGCCGATCGGGGCAAACGAGATCACCAGACCGATGAGGCGCATGGTGATGTCGTAGAGGCCGGAGAGGGCCTCCTCGAAGCGGCGCGCCGGCTCGGTCCTGGTCATGATGAGGCCGATGCCGATCATCAGCGCGAAGAACATCACCGCCAGCATGTCCATGTCGACCATGGCGCGGATTGGGTTGTCGGGGACGATGCGAACGAGGAAGTCGAGGTCGCCCTTGCCCGATTCGGGACGGGCGGTGATCGCGGCGGCCCTCTCCCCCGCGCCCTCGAGGAGCCGTGCGCGGGTCTCCTCCGACATGCCGCCGCCGGGCTGGAAGAGATTGACCAGGAAGATGCCGAGGAAGACGGCGATGGCGGACACGACGAGCGTGTAGGCGAACATCTTGACGCCCACGCGTCCGAGACGGCGCGGATCGCCGATGCCGGCGACACCCAGGGCGAGCGCCGCGAAGATGAGCGGGATGACCAGCATGAACAGCAACCGGATGAAGATCTGCCCGACCGGCTGGGTGACATAGCGGATGAGGTCGCGCAGCGCGGCGGAATCGCCGAAGAGAAAGTGCGAGGCGGTGCCGAGGATGATGCCACCGGCCAGACCGATGGCCATGCGGGTGTGCAGGGAGCCGCGCATGCCCAACGATGGCACGCGACGGGACGCGGCGCAACCGGGATTACGAGGCGGCGAAAACCACTCAAGTTCAGTGTAGACCGGAGTCGATTTCAGGAGTATGATGATCCCGGTTGCCGCCGCCGTGCGCCGCGCGACTCTGGAGACCATGACCGAGACCAAACACATCACCGCGCGTCTGCGCAGCCGCTTTGAGATCGCCGAGGGGCTGGCGATCTTCGTCTTTGAGCCCGCCGCGCCGATGCGCTGGGAGCCGGGGCAGTATGCGACGATCGGCGTGGCCAACGGCGAGCGGATCATCGAACGTCCCTACTCGATCTGCTCGACCGAGGCGCAGGGCTTCCTGGAGTTCTTCGTCGAGTTGGTCCCGGGCGGGACGTTGACGCCGCTTCTGTGGAACCTCAAGGTCGGCGAATGGGCGATGGTCCGTCCGAAGACCAAAGGGCATTTCCTCCTCGACACCGAAAGCGGCCGGACCACGCATCTGATGGTGGCCACGGTCACCGGGATCGCGCCGTATGTGAGCATGTTGCGGCGCTATCGCGCCGATTTGCTTTCCGGCAAGGAATCGACCATCCATCACTTCATCATTCTCCACGCGGGAAGCCGTTCGCACGAGCTGGCCTACCAGGAGGAGTTCCAGGCCTTGTCGATGGATGTGAAGATGCTTCGCTATGTCGCCTCGGTGAGCCGTCCCTGGGAGGAGCCGGACTGGACCGGCGAGGTGGGCCGCGCCGAGGATGTGCTGCGCAAGTACATCGACGCCACGCGGGTGAAGCCGGCGCAGATGACCGCGTATCTGTGCGGGCATCCGGGGATGATTCAGACGGGGTCCGGGGTGTTGCAGCGTGTCGGGATGCCGAAAGAGAATATCCGCATTGAGCAGTATTTCCCCCCGTCGGCGGGGGAGTGAGATTCCCGCACAGGTGAACAAAGATTCCAACCCGGCCGCGGCCAAGAGCGCCGCGACCGGGTTGGAATGACGCCGCTGGAATCATGCGGCCGGGCGGCCCTGCCGTGTGTATCGCCTCGTTCGGCGGGTCCCAAAAGCGGACCCGCCGAACGAGGCGATGGACAGACAGGAATGTCTGTCCTCCTGAATTCAAATCAGACAGTTGGGGGATCTGATCAATTCGCCAGCCAGGGGGCGAGGCGTTTGATTTGCGAATTGGCGTAGGCGACCTGGGCGGAGTCGCCACGGGCGAGGGCGACGACGCCGATGGTCTGCCAGGCGCTGACCATGAAGGAATCGATGGCCAGCGCGCGGTGGGCATAGGCGAGGGCGCTGTCATCCTGGCGCATCTGCATGAAGGCAGTGGCGAGGAAGGCGTCGGCGGCGGCCCAGTCCGAGGGTCCGATCGCTTTCAACTCGTGCATACGCTGAACTGCGCCGGGAAGATTGTCGGCGACCAGTTCGTTGTAGGCGGCGTTGAGCTTGTGCGCCAGCTCGATGTCGGGCCAGACCTCGTCGGGCTTGTTGTAGGGGCCCTTGCGCTTGTGGATGGCCAGCATCCGGGTGGTGCCGGGAAAGAGCACGGTGTAGTAATTGTTGCGGAACTCGGAATGCAGGATGAGGGCGCGTTCGGCCGGCGCCGACGGTTTGTGGCCGGTGGAAAACAGGATCCAGTCGGGGTCCTGCGAGAGGACATAGGTGGCGTTGAAGTTGCGCTCGCGCCAGGTGGTTTCGTTGCCGGGGATGGTTTCGGGATGGCGCGCCACGGTCGAGTCGGTCAACCCCAGCATGTCGATGATGCGGCGTCCGGGGAGATCATAGGCGATCTTGCCGATGGTCGAGACGGCGATGGTGAAGGGACGGTCATCGATGCGGCGCAGATAGTCGGCGATCGTGGTCATCTTGGCGATCA is a window of bacterium DNA encoding:
- a CDS encoding dicarboxylate/amino acid:cation symporter, which translates into the protein MAIGLAGGIILGTASHFLFGDSAALRDLIRYVTQPVGQIFIRLLFMLVIPLIFAALALGVAGIGDPRRLGRVGVKMFAYTLVVSAIAVFLGIFLVNLFQPGGGMSEETRARLLEGAGERAAAITARPESGKGDLDFLVRIVPDNPIRAMVDMDMLAVMFFALMIGIGLIMTRTEPARRFEEALSGLYDITMRLIGLVISFAPIGVGALLFTLTAQLGYEVILQLLRYVIVVLAAMAIHHFVVYSLSVKLLGGMSPRRFFRDIQEVMLTAFSTASSNATLPTTLRVAEENLKLPPSVSRFVLTIGSTANQNGTALFEGVTVLFLAQFYGVDLSLAQQIMVVGICILGGIGTAGIPAGSLPVVAMILGMVHVPIEGLGLILGVDRFLDMCRTTLNVTGDLAAAVVVSKGEST
- a CDS encoding FAD-binding oxidoreductase, which codes for MTETKHITARLRSRFEIAEGLAIFVFEPAAPMRWEPGQYATIGVANGERIIERPYSICSTEAQGFLEFFVELVPGGTLTPLLWNLKVGEWAMVRPKTKGHFLLDTESGRTTHLMVATVTGIAPYVSMLRRYRADLLSGKESTIHHFIILHAGSRSHELAYQEEFQALSMDVKMLRYVASVSRPWEEPDWTGEVGRAEDVLRKYIDATRVKPAQMTAYLCGHPGMIQTGSGVLQRVGMPKENIRIEQYFPPSAGE